The genomic window CAGGTTTGTCAGTAATATCAAAAGTTTGATCGTCACAGTATCCACTTTCTGAATCCTGATTATCCCAGGTTTTTACTTTCCAATGGTAGGTAATACCAGCTTCCAATGATGAACCCCCATAGGCAATATCAGTGGAGGAAGAGCTGTTGACCTTACCACTATCCCACATATCACTACCATCTTCAGCAGTACCTACTATGATCTGATAAGCACTTTGGGTATCATTGGCATCAGGATCAGAGAAATTCCAGCTAAATTCGGGAGTGGAATCAGTTATGTTTGTAGGATTTGTTTCACCCTCGCAGAGAGGATCTGCTGGAGCATTAGGAGCATTATTGGAAATAAATGAGTCGCTTTCTATGAATACACCTGAATCTACCCATGAGTCGCCGGTATCAGCTATGGCAAATTTCATGTGGTTGAGTTCATCTGCTGCCACAGCCGCTTCAGCACTTAGTACTATACTTGATCCACTGAAAGCATTATTTAAATTACTACCATCATAATATTCAGTACCTTTGATAGTGGTGACAGCAACTACATCACCATTTGGCAACAGGGCAATATTCTCACCATTTACAAAAAGGCCAAAAGCATCATCGTAATCGTAAGGAAAATCATCTGAAGCAAAACGATAATTAAAAGTGATGGCACTTTTTTCTGGAACAAAATCAAACTCTAACACCGCAGCATCATTAGTATTGCCACCAATCAATGTGTCCAAATCTGCATCTCCTGGTTCACCAAGATTTGTATCTATCTCCGTATCCATGCTTTTTGGAACATCTGACACTAGACCCGAAGTCATCACAACCCCTGTGTCGAATCCAAGTGACTCACCGTTACTAAATTGCCCAATTGCCTGATTACTGCCAGTGACAGTAATATTGGACACTGTTACATTGCTATTTTCTCCCAGCAGAATATTAACTAAATCTTCCTCAGTAGTACTTCCACTCAGATCTTCTACTATCATCGTAGCAGACGCTATACCGGAAAATATCGTACAAAATACAATAAAAGCAGAAAAAATTTGAATGTATAATGTTATTATTCTCATCATTAAAACCTCTTAAGAAAATATATTAATACCTATATAATATATTTCTCCTCTCATTAGCCACTCCATTTATATTTAAAATAAAAAGCTAAACAAACCAAAATATTATAAACAAAAATGATACAATACAGAATAGGTTCTATTTTGGCATTCAATATAAAAATAAATCACTAATAAAACACCATTACACATTCTAATACCATATATTTCCTGAAAGGTTATAGCTCTTTTTAAAGCCACTTCTTTTTCCCTGATACCCTTATGTAGCATCAGTACAGATTTCACTACATGAAGCAGACAAACAATTTTCCGGACGTTACTGCAGCCCTTGCAAAGAACCGGTGTGAAGCCTACCTCATTGTTGCCGATTCTTCCAATGCCGATATGTATTTTGCCACGAAATTCCTTGCGGGGGACCCTTTCTGTTACATCCAGACCCGCAACGCCAGGGACATGTTGCTGATATCGGATATGGAAAAGGGGAGGGCTCAAAAGGAAAGCAGGATCGAAGAGATCGTACCTTTGAGTTTGTGCGATTATAAAAAGCGCATCAAGGAAACAGCCGACCCGGGCAGGGCGTACGGAGAATGTATCGGGCAGTTACTGCAAAAGGAAGGAGTCAGGCATGTAGCAGTACCCCGGGATTTCCCCGTTTATACAGCCCAGGTGCTTAAAGAAATGGGCTTTACCGTCAATCCAATCCAGAGTCCTTTAAGCAAACTGCGTGAGGTCAAGGAAAAGGGAGAGGTCAATCTTATCAGGCAGGTCCAGCAGGCCAACGAAGAGGCAATGCAGGCAGCCATTGAAGCCATCAAAACTGCCGAGATCGATGACAATAAACTCTTCCTTGATGGTCAACCCCTGACAGCGTCCAGGGTACGCAGGATTATTGAACATTCCCTGCTTGATCATGATTGTCGAGCCCATGGAACCATTGTAGCCTGTGGCAAAGGGGCAGCCGATCCTCACTGGCATGGCGAGGGACAGCTGCTGGCAAACGAGCCCATTGTGATCGACATCTTCCCGCAGCATAAATTACATCACTACTGCGGCGACATGACACGTACCGTTATCAGAGGAGAACCTACAGAACAATTACAGCAGATGTACGATGCCGTGCTTGCAGCCCAGGAAAAAGCTCTGGGAATGCTTAAACCCGGAGTTTCTGCAAGTGATGTGCATCAGGCGGTCTGTGATGTGTTCGAAGAATGGGGATATTCCACAGATGCCGAAAAAGGAGAAGGATACATCCACTCCACAGGTCACGGTGTCGGACTGGAAGTGCATGAAGCACCCTCAATCGGTTTAAGAGAAATACCCCTGCAGCCGGGCAATATCATTACCATTGAACCGGGGCTCTACTACCCACATATCGGCGGGATACGCCTGGAAGACCTGATCCTGATAACAGAACATGGTTATGAGAACCTGAACACTTTTGAAAAGGAATTTGTAGTATAACATTAATCTCCAAACTCATAACAGGTGATGAGCATGCAGGATAAAGTTCAGGAAGTCGAGGATATTCTCGATAAGTATCTAACCGCCGGTAAGATTCTCTCACAGGTACGTGGGGAAGCCGCGGATAAAATCAAGGTAGGGGCAAAGATGCTGGATGTAGCCGAGTTTGTGGAACAACGTACAATGGAGCTTGGAGGCAAACCCGCTTTCCCCTGCAATCTCTCACGTAATGACGAAGCCGCCCATGCAACTCCGATGGCAGGAGATACACAAGTTTTTGGCAGGGATATAGTCAAACTGGATATGGGAGTACATGTGGATGGCTATATTGCCGATGCCGCCCTGACAGTTGACCTTTCAGGAAATAAGGACCTGGTAGATGCTTCCAGACAGGCACTGGATGCAGCCATAGATACTGTCAAAGGCGGTGTGAATACTGCAGAGATTGGAGCGGTTATCGAGGATACAATCCGTGAAAAAGGATTCAAACCGGTTACAAACCTCACGGGCCACGGTCTTGCACGTTATCAGGCACATACTCCGCCAAGCATTCCCAACCGCCATATCGGACAGGGAATGGAACTTCAGGCAGGCGACATAATAGCCATCGAGCCCTTTGCTACAGATGGTGCGGGTAAGATCTCAGACGGTAATTTCACGGAAATCTACCAGTTTATACAGAAAAAGCCGATACGTATGCCTGCAGCCCGCAAACTTCTCAAGGAACTGAAAGAGTATAGCACCCTTCCCTTTGCCAAAAGATGGCTGAGCTCTCCCAAAATCGACCTTGCCCTGATGCAACTTGAAAAGGCTGAAATCATCACTTCCTTCCCCGTACTGAAAGAAGTGGGTGGAGGAATGGTATCCCAGGCCGAGCACACCCTGATTGTAACTGAGGACGGATGTGAGATCACTACTCTTTGAGGTGTCGGACTTGCGTAAACATGTGGTTGCAATACTTGTCCTGCTTATACTATTTATCCTGATTATGCCCGCATCCGGCCAGATGACCTGGAACAACCACATAATACTCAAAAACAACAGCATGGAATGGAATTACAACGAAAGCTACACAAATTCCTCCGCCGTTTCTTACAGAGATTACATCGATTCGCAACTGGGAGACGACAGTGGACTTGTCAATGCCTGGGAAATATTGAAAATGGATGTCAGAGTGCGCAGTTACCTTAAAGGAGAACTGGAAGAGGACATGGATGTACAGATCAATGGTTCCTCTGAAAATATCCAGGTAACCGATATCGCAGCACAGCTGGATTTTGAAACCCTGGGTGACATCAACAAGACAGACAGGATAGACAACAGTTACAGTGTTCACTACATTATTGATGCTCCAGTTCTCAATTCCGGCACAAACTTTACCTTCAGGGGACAGAATCAGTCTGAAGTGGTCATTGAACTTCCTGGAACTGTGAATATTAATTCTACAGCAGGAATGGAGAATATTACTGTTTCAGAAGGAGAAAATACCACTTTTGTGAAGGGTACTATCGGGAATACATCATATTTTTCCCTTTATCTTGAATGATATGTACAAAAATTTAAAAGAGGCATGAATCATATCATGCCGCCATTTTCAAATTCACTTATTTTTGCCTTTCTTTATTGCTTCCTGTATACGTACACAATCCTGACCCATGATCGGCAGACCATCAACAGTCATTCCGGTCACAGTAAGATTAATAGTCTCACCTGCATAGTCTTCAAGACCGGCAATTTCAACTAATTCCTGGGTCTTGAACTTCATGGAGAGATCAGTAATACCATCCGGCTGATTCTCGATGCAGCATGGGTCATCATCCTCAGAGAAGTAGGGACAGGTTACATCCTCATAACTCCAGCGCAGAGGTGAAACACCTACCAAATTACCGTCTTCATCGATTATACCAAGTTCTACAGTAGCAGGATCGATTTGTGTCACATCGAAATCCTCACTTCCAGCAATGGCAATTGGAAGTACCCCCTTGCTGTCCACATTGATCGGATTGGGGCACGAGGATGGTTTGACATCAAGGCTGACATCGATTACCTTTACAGGTGTGGTTTTTTCCAGTGTCAGAAGGGCCCACTCTGTTGAAAGAATAGGTTTACTTTCGTAATCCCAAGGATCTGAAGGCCAGGATCCATCTGGATTTTGTGTATCCACAATGACATCCGAGAAATTATCAAACCAGTCAACCTCAGAACCATCCACTTCCAGGGTTTCGATTCCGTTGTATTCCAAGCCTTTCATGATTGCATACATTGCCTGATAGTGATTAGGTTTCCATCCCACATCATTTATATTACCTATTCCAACATCGTTCCAGTGACGTTCAAGGTAGTCGATAGCATCCTGCATTCTCTGAGTATCTGTATCATCACCTACAAAACCCATTTCAAAAATCAGGTTGCCTGTCTTGAGAGAATTGACCCACTGCCAGCTTGCTGTATACCAAGAACCTCCATCATCAGCATCACCATTGACCGGATCCTGAATTGTGTTTATCCAATCATTCAATCCAACCCTGACATCACCCACATCAGCACCCGCATCTTCTGCGTAAGCCAGACCAAGTACCACGTATCCTGTATTGGAGTTGTCACTTGGCTCCTGAACACCAGTATATCTCCAGCCACCATCAGGATTCTGAGTAAATATGAACCAGTCGGTCATATCCTGAACTTTTTCCTCATAGGTGGAATTATGAAGATTGGCAAATGCCATCAGGGCAATGGCTGTATTATATGATTGATGGAATCCCCAAGAATTTGAAACCTTAATTGATTCATTGTTCTCATTCTTATCTGCCGGGTCCCCAGTTATGTCAACAATCTGCATCTGGCTTTCCATATAAGCCACACCTGAAGTAACATTATCTGAATATTCATAGTCGGGATCAAACGGACCCTCATACCCCAGTTCCTTTGCCCTATCGGTAAGTTTCAAAACTGCAAAACCGGTATGTGCAACCTTTTCATCTATACCCCATGAACCGTCAGGATTCTGTTGCTCTGCAAGCCATGCCACTCCCGCAGTAATGGATTCATTTATCTCTTCTTCAGTTGCAGCCATACCGGTAGGTATGGAAACCAGCAAAGCTAACAACATAGCAAAAGCTATAGCTAATTTTAATTCTTTAATATATAGTCCCCCTTTGTTTTATTTAAGTGGATTTACGTTGGCATCTGACAAAATGACACAATGTACATTTTGTCTACGATGTATCAAATCCCCCCTCTAAGAGGGGTTTTGAACCTATATATAAAGACAAGAAACAATACTCATGTACATAAAGTTTCTACATTATTGCAATAATAGATGTTTTTTGTCAAATTAATTAATAA from Methanohalophilus halophilus includes these protein-coding regions:
- a CDS encoding choice-of-anchor L domain-containing protein, encoding MMRIITLYIQIFSAFIVFCTIFSGIASATMIVEDLSGSTTEEDLVNILLGENSNVTVSNITVTGSNQAIGQFSNGESLGFDTGVVMTSGLVSDVPKSMDTEIDTNLGEPGDADLDTLIGGNTNDAAVLEFDFVPEKSAITFNYRFASDDFPYDYDDAFGLFVNGENIALLPNGDVVAVTTIKGTEYYDGSNLNNAFSGSSIVLSAEAAVAADELNHMKFAIADTGDSWVDSGVFIESDSFISNNAPNAPADPLCEGETNPTNITDSTPEFSWNFSDPDANDTQSAYQIIVGTAEDGSDMWDSGKVNSSSSTDIAYGGSSLEAGITYHWKVKTWDNQDSESGYCDDQTFDITDKPDPVPPQIQFHTRGLFHQ
- a CDS encoding M24 family metallopeptidase yields the protein MKQTNNFPDVTAALAKNRCEAYLIVADSSNADMYFATKFLAGDPFCYIQTRNARDMLLISDMEKGRAQKESRIEEIVPLSLCDYKKRIKETADPGRAYGECIGQLLQKEGVRHVAVPRDFPVYTAQVLKEMGFTVNPIQSPLSKLREVKEKGEVNLIRQVQQANEEAMQAAIEAIKTAEIDDNKLFLDGQPLTASRVRRIIEHSLLDHDCRAHGTIVACGKGAADPHWHGEGQLLANEPIVIDIFPQHKLHHYCGDMTRTVIRGEPTEQLQQMYDAVLAAQEKALGMLKPGVSASDVHQAVCDVFEEWGYSTDAEKGEGYIHSTGHGVGLEVHEAPSIGLREIPLQPGNIITIEPGLYYPHIGGIRLEDLILITEHGYENLNTFEKEFVV
- the map gene encoding type II methionyl aminopeptidase, which codes for MQDKVQEVEDILDKYLTAGKILSQVRGEAADKIKVGAKMLDVAEFVEQRTMELGGKPAFPCNLSRNDEAAHATPMAGDTQVFGRDIVKLDMGVHVDGYIADAALTVDLSGNKDLVDASRQALDAAIDTVKGGVNTAEIGAVIEDTIREKGFKPVTNLTGHGLARYQAHTPPSIPNRHIGQGMELQAGDIIAIEPFATDGAGKISDGNFTEIYQFIQKKPIRMPAARKLLKELKEYSTLPFAKRWLSSPKIDLALMQLEKAEIITSFPVLKEVGGGMVSQAEHTLIVTEDGCEITTL
- a CDS encoding prenyltransferase/squalene oxidase repeat-containing protein: MLLALLVSIPTGMAATEEEINESITAGVAWLAEQQNPDGSWGIDEKVAHTGFAVLKLTDRAKELGYEGPFDPDYEYSDNVTSGVAYMESQMQIVDITGDPADKNENNESIKVSNSWGFHQSYNTAIALMAFANLHNSTYEEKVQDMTDWFIFTQNPDGGWRYTGVQEPSDNSNTGYVVLGLAYAEDAGADVGDVRVGLNDWINTIQDPVNGDADDGGSWYTASWQWVNSLKTGNLIFEMGFVGDDTDTQRMQDAIDYLERHWNDVGIGNINDVGWKPNHYQAMYAIMKGLEYNGIETLEVDGSEVDWFDNFSDVIVDTQNPDGSWPSDPWDYESKPILSTEWALLTLEKTTPVKVIDVSLDVKPSSCPNPINVDSKGVLPIAIAGSEDFDVTQIDPATVELGIIDEDGNLVGVSPLRWSYEDVTCPYFSEDDDPCCIENQPDGITDLSMKFKTQELVEIAGLEDYAGETINLTVTGMTVDGLPIMGQDCVRIQEAIKKGKNK